One window from the genome of Halictus rubicundus isolate RS-2024b chromosome 7, iyHalRubi1_principal, whole genome shotgun sequence encodes:
- the LOC143355871 gene encoding cilia- and flagella-associated protein 43, translating to MNLYNELRRVQFEETQDNPSPSSAQGQPALHRVDYTLYDKNRKKIHSDYTNLGAEALEMLSGSTHKFPDSEGFENKTWTEWRKEVQLQKETAQSEEERAQILQDFEVLKAKVKALLDANESCPEIERLPVAAFDLDRTGRDHKLQTSRNQCEDLRLELEHNIREMKRVSNWLKETFWEPQEVLGKALTAIFGERTVVNYPSVAEDPTTKDLLQYAQFSKDSVQMILEEDTFRPWQLYTAEELEMEINKCMTLHQGEHMKMDMWLEEEEEEKGISEEELARQRAMDGTIVYRFIEQTPNYSQLESYGFDHVMLNNRFLLNDCAKIRSYFNTAFEQVYALKEREMNVIRERIERICYINSELQTMFGGRVSYIPVDPTWHWQESPEGVVKVFDHEVKARPYVSPSQQELLDKQAAEAERIRLLLLADDFRERALMTMMDGVLEVRWEDVIKIDVPKPACMLEKTPEDYNEDDILAVKKYEKDVQFLMEERERYHRMLEAEYTKVMGLLQDGIDKFNGKLDELFYLKMQMESAINQMHLRYVRGCLRNYHRIVSLREEADIKQQISEKQKYETILRSNSETFVNLHRELRSQHEIMANREKTLSKKFKNEFASINKFHLELLEHQYKRRPRVSLKHLSSSELADLAAHVASKGRAVYLPTDSKEYLRALDHLDMRPNVLPVTLESSYWEQLVKLRRLKIESELKIRTKEAEIADTEKVMEGFKKKIEKCMADVEQAKENLGENRRQRTTAELDIEMQFVMKMGQVEIELSGDIDDTTNVLLVTRDEILAVNTLIEEAGRCKLEALSRLLDFKRGILLKEWVHGCRRKQLSDMQEDLHFLDVVTVTKEMQQYLKRKARGLPDNKTLANMNVDIDMAKAQCEKMIENHRTRLASIQKEIAITKSKNEELDQRIFDLNVSRCDMELRRDRIAEARQRQHTKITIRLVMRRADLIKKLQDNYAELLELQTEHELLRLRRYPTFHFKFLDDNDK from the exons ATGAATCTCTACAATGAACTGAGGAGGGTGCAATTTGAGGAAA CGCAGGATAATCCATCCCCGAGTTCTGCACAGGGCCAGCCAGCCTTGCACCGTGTGGACTACACTCTCTACGACAAGAACCGTAAGAAGATCCATTCCGATTATACTAATTTGGGTGCGGAGGCCCTAGAAATGCTGTCAGGTTCGACGCACAAGTTCCCCGATTCAGAGGGGTTCGAGAACAAGACGTGGACCGAATGGAGGAAGGAAGTCCAGTTGCAAAAAGAAACGGCCCAGAGCGAGGAAGAAAGGGCACAGATTTTGCAGGACTTCGAGGTGCTGAAGGCCAAGGTGAAGGCTCTGCTGGACGCGAACGAGAGCTGTCCTGAAATCGAGAGACTTCCGGTGGCAGCGTTCGATCTCGACCGAACTGGACGGGATCATAAATTGCAAACCAGCCGCAATCAGTGCGAGGATCTTCGTCTAGAGCTTGAGCATAACATTCGTGAGATGAAGAGGGTGTCGAATTGGTTGAAGGAGACTTTCTGGGAGCCTCAGGAGGTGCTGGGCAAGGCTCTGACCGCCATCTTTGGTGAGAGAACGGTGGTGAATTATCCTTCGGTTGCTGAGGATCCGACGACCAAGGATCTGCTGCAGTATGCGCAGTTTTCGAAGGACAGTGTGCAGATGATCCTCGAAGAGGATACTTTTCGTCCTTGGCAGCTGTATACTGCTGAGGAGCTAGAAATGGAGATTAACAAGTGCATGACGCTGCATCAAGGGGAGCACATGAAGATGGATATGTGGctggaggaagaggaagaagagaagGGGATCTCTGAGGAGGAGCTGGCTAGGCAGAGGGCTATGGATG GAACTATTGTGTACCGGTTCATAGAGCAGACGCCCAATTATTCTCAATTGGAGTCGTACGGATTCGATCACGTGATGTTGAACAATCGGTTTTTGTTGAACGATTGTGCGAAAATTCGGAGTTACTTTAATACAGCGTTTGAGCAGGTGTATGCTCTGAAGGAGAGGGAGATGAACGTGATCAGAGAAAGGATTGAGAGAATATGTTATATCAATTCTGAGCTGCAGACCATGTTCGGTGGAAGAGTGTCTTATATACCTGTCGATCCTACTTGGCACTGGCAG GAGAGCCCAGAAGGCGTTGTCAAGGTGTTCGATCACGAGGTGAAGGCGAGACCGTACGTTTCACCGTCGCAACAAGAACTCCTAGACAAGCAGGCGGCCGAGGCCGAGCGGATCAGGCTGTTGTTGCTGGCCGATGATTTTCGCGAACGCGCCTTAATGACGATGATGGACGGCGTGCTGGAGGTTCGATGGGAGGACGTCATCAAGATAGACGTTCCCAAGCCCGCCTGCATGCTCGAGAAGACGCCGGAAGACTACAACGAGGACGACATACTCGCGGTGAAGAAGTACGAAAAAGATGTGCAGTTCTTGATGGAGGAACGGGAGAGGTACCACAGGATGCTGGAGGCGGAGTACACCAAGGTCATGGGACTCTTGCAGGACGGGATCGACAAATTCAATGGGAAACTCGACGAATTGTTTTAC CTGAAGATGCAGATGGAGTCAGCCATAAACCAGATGCACCTGCGATACGTCCGTGGTTGCCTGCGAAACTATCATCGGATAGTGTCCTTGCGCGAGGAAGCGGACATCAAGCAGCAGATCTCCGAGAAACAGAAATACGAGACCATTCTGCGCAGCAACTCGGAAACCTTCGTGAACCTGCACCGAGAACTGAGGTCGCAGCACGAGATAATGGCGAACCGCGAGAAGACTCTATCGAAAAAGTTCAAGAACGAGTTTGCTTCGATTAACAAGTTCCACCTTGAACTGCTCGAACATCAATATAAGCGTCGTCCCAGAGTCAGTCTAAAACACCTAAGTTCCTCCGAGCTTGCAGACCTAGCGGCTCACGTGGCCAGCAAAGGTAGAGCCGTGTACCTTCCTACCGATTCTAAAGAGTACCTCAGGGCTCTGGATCATCTGGATATGCGGCCCAATGTCCTCCCGGTGACCTTGGAGTCATCTTATTGGGAGCAATTAGTTAAATTGAGGAGACTGAAGATAGAGTCGGAGTTGAAGATCAGGACGAAGGAGGCGGAGATTGCGGATACCGAGAAGGTGATGGAAGGGTTCAAGAAGAAGATCGAGAAGTGCATGGCCGATGTTGAACAAGCGAAGGAGAATCTTGGGGAGAATCGACGGCAGCGGACGACAGCTGAGTTAGATATCGAGATGCAGTTCGTGATGAAGATGGGACAAGTAGAGATCGAGTTAAGTGGAGACATCGATGATACTACGAACGTATTGTTGGTCACCAGGGACGAGATACTGGCGGTGAACACATTGATAGAGGAGGCTGGCAGGTGCAAGCTGGAGGCTCTGTCGAGACTGTTGGACTTCAAACGAG GTATTCTCCTAAAAGAGTGGGTCCACGGTTGTCGGAGAAAGCAACTAAGCGACATGCAGGAGGACTTGCATTTCCTCGATGTCGTGACCGTGACAAAAGAGATGCAGCAATACCTGAAGCGAAAAGCCAGAGGTCTGCCGGACAACAAGACCCTGGCGAACATGAACGTGGACATCGACATGGCGAAGGCGCAGTGCGAGAAGATGATCGAGAACCACAGAACTCGGCTGGCCTCGATCCAGAAGGAAATCGCGATCACCAAAAGCAAGAACGAGGAACTCGATCAGCGGATCTTCGATCTGAACGTGTCGAGGTGCGACATGGAGTTGCGCCGCGATCGTATCGCCGAGGCGAGGCAACGCCAGCACACGAAGATCACGATCAGGTTGGTGATGAGGCGAGCCGATCTGATCAAGAAGCTCCAGGATAATTACGCGGAGCTGCTCGAGCTGCAGACCGAGCACGAGCTGCTCCGGCTCCGACGGTATCCCACCTTCCACTTCAAGTTCCTCGACGACAACGACAAGTAG